From a single Campylobacter concisus genomic region:
- the hypD gene encoding hydrogenase formation protein HypD — protein MDLINDFRDKNLILALSKLIQKESTKPLNIMEICGGHTHSIMKFALPSLVGEHINFIHGPGCPVCVMPKSRIDEACKLASMDNVIFCTLADMLRVPGSKTSLQKLRGEGHDIRALYTPLDALNIAKQNPDKKVIFFAIGFETTTPMSANLVEKVVQEGIKNLYFHINHVTVPAPVRAIMSDENVRIDAFLGPSHVSVITGSKIYKELADEFKRPIAISGFEPLDIMASVLNLVRQQNAGTYEVYNEYARAVKEEGNLRAKELIAKYFEPCDFVWRGLGEITQSGMKLRDEFAYLDARVQFDCSAESAGESKACICGQILRGLAKPTECKVFGKVCNPQNPIGSCMVSSEGACAAYFKYARVG, from the coding sequence ATGGATCTTATCAATGACTTTCGTGATAAAAATTTAATCCTAGCCCTTTCAAAACTTATCCAAAAAGAGAGCACAAAGCCCCTAAATATCATGGAAATTTGCGGCGGTCATACGCATAGCATTATGAAATTTGCACTGCCAAGCTTAGTTGGAGAGCATATAAATTTCATCCACGGCCCAGGCTGTCCGGTCTGCGTGATGCCAAAGAGCCGCATAGATGAGGCCTGTAAGCTAGCTAGCATGGATAATGTGATCTTTTGCACGCTAGCTGACATGCTAAGAGTGCCTGGCTCAAAGACAAGCTTGCAAAAGCTTCGCGGAGAAGGGCACGACATAAGAGCACTTTACACGCCACTTGATGCGCTAAATATCGCTAAGCAAAATCCAGACAAAAAGGTCATATTTTTTGCGATCGGCTTTGAGACGACGACGCCAATGAGCGCAAATTTAGTTGAAAAAGTGGTGCAAGAGGGCATTAAAAATTTATACTTTCATATAAATCACGTAACCGTCCCAGCTCCAGTTAGAGCCATAATGAGCGACGAAAACGTGAGGATAGACGCATTTTTAGGCCCAAGCCACGTAAGCGTCATCACTGGCAGTAAAATTTATAAAGAGTTAGCAGATGAGTTTAAAAGACCGATAGCCATTAGCGGTTTTGAGCCACTTGACATCATGGCAAGTGTGCTAAATTTAGTCCGTCAGCAAAACGCAGGCACATATGAGGTCTATAACGAGTACGCAAGGGCTGTCAAAGAAGAGGGCAACTTAAGAGCAAAAGAGCTTATAGCTAAGTATTTTGAACCGTGCGACTTTGTCTGGAGGGGACTTGGCGAGATAACGCAAAGTGGCATGAAACTAAGAGATGAGTTTGCCTACCTTGATGCCAGGGTGCAGTTTGACTGCAGCGCAGAGAGCGCTGGCGAGAGCAAGGCTTGCATTTGTGGGCAAATTTTAAGAGGACTGGCAAAGCCGACAGAGTGCAAAGTCTTTGGCAAGGTCTGCAACCCGCAAAATCCGATAGGATCGTGCATGGTCTCAAGTGAGGGCGCTTGTGCGGCATATTTTAAATACGCAAGAGTTGGTTAA